A window of the Streptomyces sp. Ag109_O5-10 genome harbors these coding sequences:
- a CDS encoding methionine ABC transporter ATP-binding protein: MITTSGLTKVYRTRGREVTALDGVDLHVREGEVYGVIGQSGAGKSSLIRCVNLLERPTSGTVTVDGQDLTALAGRGPRAGRELRQARSRIGMVFQHFNLLSSRTVQDNVELPLEILGTSGKERSRKALELLDLVGLADKAKAYPAQLSGGQKQRVGIARALAGDPKVLLSDEATSALDPETTRSILQLLRDLNRQLGLTVLLITHEMDVVKAVCDSAALMERGRIVEHGTVSELLAAPGSELAAALFPVGGEASGDDRTVLDVTFHGEAATQPVISQLSRTYNIDISILGAAIDTVGGLQVGRMRIELPGRYEDNVVPIGFLREQGLQIDVLGQEPALVKDGAK, encoded by the coding sequence GTGATCACCACATCGGGCCTGACCAAGGTCTACCGCACCCGCGGCCGAGAGGTCACCGCCCTCGACGGCGTCGACCTGCACGTCCGCGAAGGCGAGGTGTACGGCGTCATCGGACAGTCCGGCGCCGGCAAGTCCTCGCTCATCCGCTGCGTCAACCTGCTGGAGCGCCCCACCAGCGGCACCGTGACGGTCGACGGACAGGACCTCACCGCACTCGCCGGACGCGGCCCCCGGGCCGGCCGGGAGCTGCGGCAGGCGCGCAGCCGGATCGGCATGGTCTTCCAGCACTTCAACCTGCTGTCCTCCCGGACCGTCCAGGACAACGTCGAGCTGCCGCTGGAAATCCTCGGCACGTCGGGGAAGGAACGTTCCCGGAAGGCTCTTGAGCTGCTCGACCTCGTCGGGCTCGCCGACAAGGCGAAGGCCTACCCCGCCCAGCTCTCCGGCGGTCAGAAGCAGCGCGTCGGCATCGCCCGCGCCCTGGCCGGCGACCCCAAGGTGCTGCTCTCCGACGAGGCCACCAGCGCCCTCGACCCGGAGACCACCCGCTCCATCCTCCAGCTGCTGCGCGACCTGAACCGGCAACTGGGCCTGACCGTCCTGCTCATCACGCACGAGATGGACGTCGTGAAGGCCGTCTGCGACTCCGCGGCGCTGATGGAACGCGGCCGCATCGTCGAGCACGGGACCGTCAGCGAACTGCTCGCGGCCCCCGGCTCCGAACTGGCCGCCGCGCTCTTCCCGGTCGGCGGCGAGGCATCCGGCGACGACCGCACCGTCCTCGACGTCACCTTCCACGGCGAGGCCGCCACCCAGCCGGTCATCTCCCAGCTCTCCCGCACCTACAACATCGACATATCGATCCTCGGCGCCGCCATCGACACCGTAGGCGGCCTCCAGGTCGGCCGGATGCGCATCGAACTGCCCGGCCGCTACGAGGACAACGTCGTGCCCATCGGCTTCCTGCGCGAGCAGGGCCTGCAGATCGACGTACTGGGCCAGGAGCCCGCGCTGGTGAAGGACGGTGCCAAGTGA